The following proteins are encoded in a genomic region of Arachis ipaensis cultivar K30076 chromosome B02, Araip1.1, whole genome shotgun sequence:
- the LOC107627001 gene encoding nascent polypeptide-associated complex subunit beta-like, with protein MVERYSCFSSSAVVLEGLYISLRKKAAHKTITTDDKRLQSTLKRIGVNAIPAIEEVNIFKDDVVVPFTGLQDILPNIIHQFGTDNLENLKKLAEQFQKQALDS; from the exons ATGGTAGAACGGTACTCATGCTTCTCTTCCTCCGCCGTCGTCCTGGAAGGCTTGTATATATCTCTCAG AAAGAAGGCCGCCCACAAGACAATCACCACAGACGACAAAAGGCTTCAGAGCACCCTCAAGAGAATAGGCGTCAACGCCATCCCTGCCATCGAGGAAGTTAACATCTTCAAGGATGACGTTGTTGTC CCTTTTACAGGGTTGCAGGATATACTCCCTAATATTATCCACCAATTCG GAACAGATAACTTGGAAAACCTAAAGAAGCTAGCGGAACAGTTTCAGAAGCAGGCTCTTGATAGTTGA